One Cololabis saira isolate AMF1-May2022 chromosome 12, fColSai1.1, whole genome shotgun sequence DNA window includes the following coding sequences:
- the slc25a33 gene encoding solute carrier family 25 member 33 has protein sequence MAQKDTLLHLFAGGCSGTVGAIVTCPLEVLKTRLQSSGLSLRPVFHVQLGTLSGTGVIRPGPVTPGLLQVLRSILEKEGPRSLFRGLGPNLVGVAPSRAIYFAAYSKSKEVFNGLFVPNSGLVHMSSAGVGAFVTNSLMNPIWMVKTRMQLEKKARGEKKMNALQCARYVYKTEGIRGFYRGLTASYAGISETMICFLIYETLKKHIANSQLTSANSEKGKGASDFLRLMMAAAFSKGCASCVAYPHEVIRTRLREEGSKYKYFFQTGRLIAVEEGYAAFYRGLIPQLIRQIPNTAIVLSTYELLVYLLGDSK, from the exons atggcACAGAAAGACACGCTGCTGCACCTCTTCGCCGGGGG ATGTAGTGGCACAGTGGGAGCCATCGTGACATGTCCCCTGGAGGTTTTGAAGACACGATTGCAGTCCTCTGGCCTCAGCCTTCGACCTGTCTTCCATGTTCAGCTTGGTACCCTCAGTGGCACTGGGGTTATCCGACCAGGGCCCGTCACTCCTGGGCTGTTGCAAGTCCTACG atcaattcttgaaaaagagggacCAAGATCTCTTTTCCGTGGACTGGGGCCAAACCTTGTAGGTGTTGCCCCTTCAAG AGCCATTTACTTTGCTGCATACTCGAAGTCCAAAGAGGTATTCAATGGGCTGTTTGTTCCCAACAGTGGATTGGTGCACATGTCCTCAGCTGGTGTTGGAG CTTTTGTTACCAATTCTCTGATGAACCCCATCTGGATGGTCAAGACCAGGATGCAGCTGGAGAAAAA AGCCAGAGGAGAGAAAAAGATGAATGCACTGCAGTGTGCACGTTATGTTTACAAAACGGAGGGAATCCGGGGCTTCTATCGTGGCCTTACTGCATCCTACGCTGGCATCTCAGAGACCATGATCTGCTTCCTCATCTATGAAACGCTGAAGAAACACATCGCTAACAGCCAGCTCACCTCAGCGAACAGTGAAAAAGGGAAAGGAGCCTCGGACTTCCTGAGGCTGATGATGGCAGCGGCTTTTTCGAAGGGCTGCGCATCTTGCGTCGCTTATCCACACG AGGTCATCCGGACAAGACTGCGCGAGGAAGGCAGCAAGTACAAGTACTTCTTCCAGACCGGGAGGTTGATAGCCGTGGAGGAAGGCTATGCAGCTTTTTACAGAGGACTCATTCCACAGCTCATTAGACAAATCCCTAACACGGCCATCGTCCTCTCCACCTATGAACTCCTCGTCTACCTGCTCGGAGATTCCAAGTGA
- the spsb1 gene encoding SPRY domain-containing SOCS box protein 1: MGQKVPGGIKTIDMRDPAFSPLKLELQALSQTKPSRLDLLLDMPPANLDVQVQHSWNNDDRSLNVFVKDDNKLVFHRHPVAQSTDAIRGRVGYTRGLHVWEISWAMRQRGTHAVVGVATSDAPLHSVGYTALVGSNAESWGWDLCRSKLYHDGKNLPGKTYPGFLEPGDTFIIPDSLLVVLDMDEGTLGYIVDGHYLGVAFRGLKGRKLYPVVSAVWGHCEIRIRYINGLDPEPLSLMDLCRRSVRVALGRDRLSEIHRLPLPASLKNYLLYQ; encoded by the exons ATGGGGCAGAAAGTCCCTGGTGGTATTAAAACCATTGACATGCGGGATCCGGCGTTCAGCCCCCTGAAGTTGGAGCTACAGGCCCTGAGTCAAACCAAGCCGTCTCGACTGGATCTGCTGCTGGACATGCCACCTGCAAACCTGGACGTGCAGGTCCAACACTCTTGGAACAATGATGACCGCTCCCTCAACGTCTTCGTTAAAGATGACAACAAGCTGGTGTTTCACAGGCACCCTGTGGCGCAGAGCACGGACGCCATTCGTGGACGTGTTGGCTACACGAGGGGACTGCACGTGTGGGAAATCAGCTGGGCCATGCGTCAGAGGGGCACGCATGCAGTGGTTGGAGTGGCTACGAGTGATGCCCCGCTGCACTCGGTGGGCTACACGGCTTTGGTGGGAAGCAACGCCGAATCCTGGGGCTGGGACCTGTGCAGGAGTAAACTTTACCACGATGGCAAGAATCTCCCAGGAAAAACGTATCCAGGCTTTCTCGAGCCAGGGGACACCTTCATAATACCAGACTCTCTCTTAGTGGTCTTGGACATGGATGAGGGCACTCTGGGTTACATAGTAGATGGACATTATCTCGGAGTGGCATTCAGAGGACTTAAAGGCAGGAAGCTGTACCCAGTGGTGAGCGCTGTGTGGGGACACTGTGAAATACGAATCCGGTACATAAATGGACTTGATC CTGAACCCCTCTCACTGATGGACCTGTGTAGACGTTCAGTGAGGGTGGCTTTAGGAAGAGACCGCCTGAGTGAAATCCATAGACTGCCTCTGCCTGCGTCTCTCAAGAACTACCTGCTCTACCAATGA